A single genomic interval of Salmo trutta chromosome 13, fSalTru1.1, whole genome shotgun sequence harbors:
- the LOC115205209 gene encoding neuronal acetylcholine receptor subunit non-alpha-3-like isoform X1 has protein sequence MRIIMNLRVSLLVLSAMCALCLGTIPGEFGSLAEMEDLLLRNLFQGYQRWVRPIQHANDTVTVRFGLKISQLVDVDEKNQLMTTNVWLWQEWIDYKLRWNPEDYGGITSIRVPSETIWLPDIVLYENADGRFEGSLMTKAIVKSNGRITWTPPASYKSACTMDVTFFPFDRQNCSMKFGSWTYDGNMVDMILLDDYVDRKDFFDNGEWEILNATGARGNRRDGVYSFPFITYSFILKRLPLFYTLFLIIPCLGLSFLTVLVFYLPSDEGEKLSLSTSVLVSLTVFLLVIEEIIPSSSKVIPLIGEYLLFIMIFVTLSIIVTVFVINVHHRSSATYHPMSPWVRSLFLQRLPWMLCMRGHTDRYHYPELAPESPELNPRSGGRSGGQRGSSGAYGPSPLEGKEDESQAWVTMLERATYSVRYISCHIRKEHFIREVVQDWKFVAQVLDRIFLWAFLSVSVLGTILIFTPALQIFLSTPPQSGPSNPH, from the exons ATGAGAATCATCATGAATTTGCGGGTATCTCTGCTTGTCCTTTCGGCGATGTGTGCGCTTTGTCTCGGTACCATCCCCG GTGAGTTTGGATCTCTGGCTGAGATGGAGGATCTCCTGTTAAGGAACCTGTTCCAGGGGTACCAGCGCTGGGTCCGGCCCATCCAGCACGCCAACGACACGGTCACAGTACGCTTCGGACTCAAGATCTCACAGCTGGTGGACGTG gatgagaAGAACCAGCTGATGACCACTAATGTGTGGCTGTGGCAG GAGTGGATCGATTATAAACTGCGATGGAACCCTGAGGACTATGGTGGGATCACATCGATCAGAGTTCCATCTGAGACGATCTGGCTGCCTGACATTGTGCTCTATGAGAA tgcTGACGGGCGGTTCGAGGGCTCCCTGATGACCAAAGCCATCGTTAAGTCCAACGGTAGAATCACGTGGACCCCTCCGGCCAGCTACAAGTCAGCCTGCACTATGGACGTCACCTTCTTCCCCTTTGACAGACAGAACTGCTCCATGAAGTTTGGCTCCTGGACCTACGATGGTAACATGGTGGACATGATCCTGTTAGATGACTATGTCGACAGGAAGGACTTCTTCGACAACGGAGAGTGGGAGATCCTGAACGCCACGGGGGCCAGAGGAAACCGGCGAGACGGGGTGTATTCCTTCCCCTTTATAACGTACTCGTTCATTCTGAAACGTCTCCCGCTGTTCTATACACTCTTTCTTATTATTCCGTGCCTCGGTCTGTCGTTCCTGACCGTGCTGGTGTTCTATCTTCCGTCGGATGAAGGGgagaagctctctctctccacctccgtccttgtgtctctcactgtgttcCTCCTGGTCATAGAAGAGATCATCCCATCTTCCTCCAAGGTCATCCCTCTCATCGGGGAGTACCTCCTCTTCATCATGATCTTCGTCACCCTCTCCATCATCGTCACGGTGTTTGTCATCAACGTGCACCACCGGTCCTCAGCCACCTACCACCCCATGTCCCCCTGGGTTCGCTCCCTCTTCCTTCAGAGGCTACCTTGGATGCTGTGCATGCGGGGCCACACTGACCGGTACCACTACCCAGAGCTGGCGCCGGAGAGCCCTGAGCTGAATCCCCGGTCTGGGGGCCGGAGTGGGGGTCAGAGGGGGAGCAGCGGGGCCTATGGACCGAGTCCTCTGGAGGGAAAGGAAGATGAGAGTCAAGCCTGGGTCACCATGCTGGAGAGAGCTACGTACTCTGTGCGTTACATCAGCTGCCATATACGCAAGGAACACTTTATCAGAGAG GTGGTCCAGGACTGGAAGTTTGTGGCTCAGGTTCTGGACAGGATCTTCCTGTGGGCCTTCCTCTCGGTGTCTGTCCTGGGGACCATCCTAATCTTCACCCCTGCCCTGCAGATATTCCTTAGTACCCCTCCCCAGTCGGGACCCAGCAATCCCCATTAA
- the LOC115205209 gene encoding neuronal acetylcholine receptor subunit non-alpha-3-like isoform X2 — translation MEDLLLRNLFQGYQRWVRPIQHANDTVTVRFGLKISQLVDVDEKNQLMTTNVWLWQEWIDYKLRWNPEDYGGITSIRVPSETIWLPDIVLYENADGRFEGSLMTKAIVKSNGRITWTPPASYKSACTMDVTFFPFDRQNCSMKFGSWTYDGNMVDMILLDDYVDRKDFFDNGEWEILNATGARGNRRDGVYSFPFITYSFILKRLPLFYTLFLIIPCLGLSFLTVLVFYLPSDEGEKLSLSTSVLVSLTVFLLVIEEIIPSSSKVIPLIGEYLLFIMIFVTLSIIVTVFVINVHHRSSATYHPMSPWVRSLFLQRLPWMLCMRGHTDRYHYPELAPESPELNPRSGGRSGGQRGSSGAYGPSPLEGKEDESQAWVTMLERATYSVRYISCHIRKEHFIREVVQDWKFVAQVLDRIFLWAFLSVSVLGTILIFTPALQIFLSTPPQSGPSNPH, via the exons ATGGAGGATCTCCTGTTAAGGAACCTGTTCCAGGGGTACCAGCGCTGGGTCCGGCCCATCCAGCACGCCAACGACACGGTCACAGTACGCTTCGGACTCAAGATCTCACAGCTGGTGGACGTG gatgagaAGAACCAGCTGATGACCACTAATGTGTGGCTGTGGCAG GAGTGGATCGATTATAAACTGCGATGGAACCCTGAGGACTATGGTGGGATCACATCGATCAGAGTTCCATCTGAGACGATCTGGCTGCCTGACATTGTGCTCTATGAGAA tgcTGACGGGCGGTTCGAGGGCTCCCTGATGACCAAAGCCATCGTTAAGTCCAACGGTAGAATCACGTGGACCCCTCCGGCCAGCTACAAGTCAGCCTGCACTATGGACGTCACCTTCTTCCCCTTTGACAGACAGAACTGCTCCATGAAGTTTGGCTCCTGGACCTACGATGGTAACATGGTGGACATGATCCTGTTAGATGACTATGTCGACAGGAAGGACTTCTTCGACAACGGAGAGTGGGAGATCCTGAACGCCACGGGGGCCAGAGGAAACCGGCGAGACGGGGTGTATTCCTTCCCCTTTATAACGTACTCGTTCATTCTGAAACGTCTCCCGCTGTTCTATACACTCTTTCTTATTATTCCGTGCCTCGGTCTGTCGTTCCTGACCGTGCTGGTGTTCTATCTTCCGTCGGATGAAGGGgagaagctctctctctccacctccgtccttgtgtctctcactgtgttcCTCCTGGTCATAGAAGAGATCATCCCATCTTCCTCCAAGGTCATCCCTCTCATCGGGGAGTACCTCCTCTTCATCATGATCTTCGTCACCCTCTCCATCATCGTCACGGTGTTTGTCATCAACGTGCACCACCGGTCCTCAGCCACCTACCACCCCATGTCCCCCTGGGTTCGCTCCCTCTTCCTTCAGAGGCTACCTTGGATGCTGTGCATGCGGGGCCACACTGACCGGTACCACTACCCAGAGCTGGCGCCGGAGAGCCCTGAGCTGAATCCCCGGTCTGGGGGCCGGAGTGGGGGTCAGAGGGGGAGCAGCGGGGCCTATGGACCGAGTCCTCTGGAGGGAAAGGAAGATGAGAGTCAAGCCTGGGTCACCATGCTGGAGAGAGCTACGTACTCTGTGCGTTACATCAGCTGCCATATACGCAAGGAACACTTTATCAGAGAG GTGGTCCAGGACTGGAAGTTTGTGGCTCAGGTTCTGGACAGGATCTTCCTGTGGGCCTTCCTCTCGGTGTCTGTCCTGGGGACCATCCTAATCTTCACCCCTGCCCTGCAGATATTCCTTAGTACCCCTCCCCAGTCGGGACCCAGCAATCCCCATTAA